A section of the Ornithinimicrobium sufpigmenti genome encodes:
- a CDS encoding sensor histidine kinase produces MDQRTRPSRPRAWSDAAQTWSKNAGSWAEKAGTWAAELGGDQPLSLRSLVPDLLLVGGLILLNLLFSGGVGTDYTLIGVLLFLPLVMRRRAPLVAALGVAAACLLQVVVLDGPNFGNIAVPVAVYSAAVFGTRAQSRGVLLLGIVGAGVAALDWSYFYPGMDWRSDLLYAAFNAFFIAMVVAVAWVLGDVVRRRKDVVARLEQQNRALARDQAQRTQLAAQGERASIAREMHDVVAHSLAVVVVQADGGLYAARTALGQPPAIAADRAALERAATTLETLAQTARASLAETRKLVGVLRDEGAGAEYTPLQGLEYLDDLAQRVRDSGREVHVAVRGRIDDLPREVDLAAYRVVQESLTNALKHAGPDAVIDVDVLRTPAVLLVRVTDDGLGLDPDSDGEGNGILGMAERVEVLGGSVQTGPRPRGGWEVVATLPAQVQVSGIPSADVPTPGGPQ; encoded by the coding sequence GTGGATCAAAGGACGAGACCGAGCCGCCCCCGGGCGTGGAGCGACGCTGCGCAGACGTGGAGCAAGAACGCCGGGAGTTGGGCCGAGAAGGCGGGGACCTGGGCCGCGGAGCTGGGCGGTGACCAGCCGCTGTCGCTGCGCAGCCTCGTCCCCGACCTCCTGCTGGTAGGGGGTTTGATCCTGCTCAACCTGCTCTTCAGCGGCGGCGTGGGCACCGACTACACGCTCATCGGCGTGCTGCTGTTCCTGCCGTTGGTGATGCGGCGCAGGGCCCCGCTGGTGGCGGCCCTCGGCGTCGCCGCAGCCTGCCTGCTGCAGGTGGTGGTTCTGGACGGTCCCAACTTCGGCAACATCGCCGTGCCGGTCGCCGTCTACAGCGCCGCCGTCTTCGGCACCCGAGCCCAGTCCCGTGGCGTCCTCCTGCTGGGGATCGTCGGGGCGGGCGTCGCAGCGCTGGACTGGTCCTACTTCTACCCCGGGATGGACTGGCGCTCGGACCTGCTCTACGCCGCCTTCAACGCCTTCTTCATCGCGATGGTGGTGGCGGTGGCCTGGGTGCTCGGCGACGTGGTGCGCCGCCGCAAGGACGTGGTCGCCAGGCTCGAGCAGCAGAACCGCGCGCTGGCCCGCGACCAGGCCCAGCGCACCCAGCTGGCGGCCCAGGGCGAGCGTGCCTCGATCGCCCGCGAGATGCACGACGTGGTCGCGCACAGCCTGGCGGTCGTGGTGGTGCAGGCCGACGGCGGTCTGTATGCCGCGCGCACCGCCCTGGGGCAGCCGCCCGCGATCGCGGCGGACCGGGCCGCGCTGGAGCGGGCCGCGACGACCCTGGAGACCCTGGCGCAGACCGCGCGGGCCTCCCTGGCCGAGACCCGCAAGCTCGTCGGCGTCCTGCGCGACGAGGGTGCCGGGGCTGAGTACACGCCGCTGCAGGGGCTGGAGTACCTCGACGACCTGGCCCAGCGGGTCCGGGACTCGGGTCGTGAGGTGCACGTCGCGGTGCGCGGACGGATCGACGACCTGCCGCGCGAGGTCGACCTGGCGGCCTACCGGGTCGTGCAGGAGTCGCTGACCAACGCGCTCAAGCACGCCGGTCCCGACGCCGTCATCGACGTGGACGTGCTCCGGACGCCTGCGGTGCTGCTGGTGCGCGTCACCGACGACGGGTTGGGCCTCGATCCCGACTCCGACGGTGAGGGCAACGGCATCCTCGGGATGGCCGAGCGGGTGGAGGTGCTGGGCGGCAGCGTCCAGACCGGTCCCCGGCCGCGCGGCGGTTGGGAGGTGGTGGCCACGCTGCCGGCACAGGTGCAGGTGAGCGGCATACCCTCGGCTGACGTGCCCACCCCAGGAGGACCGCAGTGA
- a CDS encoding ABC transporter ATP-binding protein: MTTTTEPRPAATLAASALDLTKTYGGGETAVKALDGVSVGIEAQQFTAIMGPSGSGKSTLMHLLAGLDSPSSGRVFLGDTELTSLSDAQLTKVRRRAVGFVFQAFNLLPTLTARQNIRLPLDLAGRGVDPAWEQLVVDGLGLTRRLGHRPGELSGGQQQRVALARALVTRPEVIFADEPTGALDSATGAEVLALLRRSVDEWGQTVVMVTHDPNAAAVADRVLLLADGQIAGELLDPDVDAVIEAVRGLGRA; the protein is encoded by the coding sequence ATGACGACAACGACCGAGCCGCGACCTGCGGCCACCCTGGCGGCCAGCGCCCTGGACCTGACCAAGACCTACGGCGGCGGGGAGACCGCGGTGAAGGCCCTCGACGGGGTGTCCGTGGGCATCGAGGCGCAGCAGTTCACCGCCATCATGGGACCCAGCGGTTCCGGCAAGTCCACGCTCATGCACCTGCTCGCGGGACTGGACAGCCCCTCCAGCGGCCGGGTCTTCCTCGGGGACACCGAGCTGACCTCGCTCTCGGACGCGCAGCTGACCAAGGTGCGTCGCCGCGCCGTCGGCTTCGTCTTCCAGGCGTTCAACCTGCTGCCCACCCTCACCGCGCGCCAGAACATCCGCCTCCCGCTGGACCTGGCCGGCCGCGGCGTCGACCCCGCCTGGGAGCAGCTCGTCGTCGACGGCCTGGGCCTCACGCGGCGCCTCGGGCACCGGCCCGGCGAGCTGTCCGGCGGACAGCAGCAGCGGGTCGCGCTGGCGCGTGCGCTGGTCACCCGCCCGGAGGTGATCTTCGCCGATGAGCCGACCGGTGCCCTGGACTCCGCCACCGGGGCCGAGGTGCTCGCGCTGCTGCGCCGCTCGGTCGACGAGTGGGGCCAGACGGTTGTCATGGTCACCCACGACCCGAACGCCGCCGCGGTCGCCGACCGGGTGCTGCTGCTCGCCGACGGTCAGATCGCCGGTGAGCTGCTCGACCCCGACGTCGACGCCGTCATCGAGGCCGTGCGCGGGCTGGGGCGTGCGTGA
- a CDS encoding response regulator transcription factor, with protein sequence MVLDAQADMTVVGEAGDGAAALDAIEATRPDVVLMDIRMPRLDGVQATRRLQERDDPARVLVLTTFDLDEYVYAALKAGASGFLLKDAGPAELLSAIRAVHAGDAAMAPSTTRRMLERFVPDLPDAGEENAAAAQRRAATARLAPLTDREREVLEAVGRGLTNSEIAAELFLAEATVKTHIGRVLHKLGLRDRVHMVITAYETGLVGRPE encoded by the coding sequence ATGGTCCTCGACGCGCAGGCCGACATGACCGTGGTCGGGGAGGCGGGCGACGGTGCCGCCGCGCTCGACGCCATCGAGGCGACGCGGCCGGACGTGGTGCTCATGGACATCCGGATGCCCCGCCTGGACGGGGTCCAGGCGACCCGACGGCTGCAGGAGCGCGACGACCCGGCGCGGGTGCTGGTGCTGACGACGTTCGACCTGGACGAGTACGTCTATGCCGCGCTCAAGGCCGGCGCCTCCGGCTTCCTGCTCAAGGACGCCGGCCCGGCCGAGCTGCTCTCGGCGATCCGGGCGGTGCACGCCGGCGACGCCGCGATGGCCCCGTCGACGACGCGGCGGATGCTGGAGCGGTTCGTGCCTGACCTGCCCGATGCCGGCGAGGAGAACGCCGCCGCGGCGCAGCGCCGTGCCGCGACCGCCCGGCTGGCGCCGCTGACCGACCGGGAGCGTGAGGTGCTCGAGGCGGTCGGCCGCGGACTGACCAACAGCGAGATCGCCGCCGAGCTGTTCCTGGCCGAGGCGACGGTCAAGACCCACATCGGCCGGGTGCTGCACAAGCTGGGTCTGCGCGACCGCGTGCACATGGTGATCACCGCCTACGAGACGGGGCTCGTCGGCCGCCCCGAGTGA
- a CDS encoding GntP family permease — MEAIEPAYGAGVLLLIAAAAVALLLFLIMKVKLHAFIALVLVSVLTAVAAGIPLGDVPGALMSGFSTTLGSVALLVAFGVMLGRLLEHTGGAQVLADTLINRFGEKRAPLALGVAALIFGFPIFFDAGLVVFLPIIFTVARRFGGSVLKYGLPTAGAFAAMHAIVPPHPGPVAAADLMEGNIGITLLLGVPVAIVGWFIGAHLVSQWLGNRFHVSVPDLLFGKENGGVDADADDEAERRGVRKEAPPFGTVLLILLLPFLLIALNTGVSTLQTDGVVAEDAVWADFLVLIGQTSVALLITVIVALILLAPGRFSMSKASGLFDDALGSIAAIILITGAGGMFGGVLRASGIGQALTESLGDLGLPLIVQAFLIATALRVAQGSATVAITTTAGLISASVIAEGLGDVHVALLVFAIAAGATVLSHVNDSGFWLVGRFFGMDVKTTLKTWTVLETTLGVAIFLIAALLWVVL; from the coding sequence ATGGAAGCCATCGAACCAGCCTACGGAGCCGGGGTGCTGCTGCTCATCGCGGCCGCAGCCGTGGCTCTCCTGCTCTTCCTCATCATGAAGGTCAAGCTGCACGCCTTCATCGCCCTGGTCCTGGTGAGCGTGCTGACCGCCGTCGCGGCCGGGATCCCGCTGGGTGACGTGCCCGGGGCCCTGATGAGCGGCTTCAGCACCACGCTGGGGTCGGTGGCCCTGCTGGTCGCCTTCGGCGTGATGCTCGGGCGGCTGCTGGAGCACACCGGTGGGGCGCAGGTGCTCGCCGACACCCTCATCAACCGGTTTGGGGAGAAGCGAGCCCCGCTGGCCCTCGGGGTGGCGGCCCTCATCTTCGGCTTCCCGATCTTCTTCGACGCCGGTCTGGTCGTCTTCCTGCCGATCATCTTCACCGTCGCCCGACGGTTCGGCGGGTCCGTCCTCAAGTACGGCCTGCCCACCGCCGGTGCGTTCGCGGCGATGCACGCCATCGTGCCGCCCCACCCCGGACCGGTCGCGGCGGCCGACCTCATGGAGGGCAACATCGGGATCACCCTGCTGCTGGGCGTCCCGGTCGCGATCGTCGGGTGGTTCATCGGCGCCCACCTCGTGTCCCAGTGGCTGGGCAACCGCTTCCACGTCTCCGTCCCCGACCTGCTCTTCGGCAAGGAGAACGGCGGCGTGGACGCGGACGCCGACGACGAGGCCGAGCGCCGCGGGGTGCGCAAGGAAGCGCCGCCTTTCGGGACGGTGCTGCTGATCCTGCTCCTGCCCTTCCTGCTCATCGCCCTGAACACCGGCGTCAGCACCCTGCAGACGGACGGCGTGGTCGCGGAGGACGCCGTGTGGGCCGACTTCCTGGTGCTCATCGGCCAGACCTCGGTCGCGCTGCTGATCACCGTGATCGTGGCGCTGATCCTGCTGGCCCCCGGCCGCTTCAGCATGTCCAAGGCCAGCGGACTGTTCGACGACGCGCTCGGCTCGATCGCCGCCATCATCCTCATCACCGGTGCCGGTGGCATGTTCGGCGGGGTGCTGCGGGCCAGCGGCATCGGCCAGGCCCTGACCGAGTCGCTGGGCGATCTGGGTCTGCCGCTGATCGTGCAGGCCTTCCTCATCGCGACCGCGCTGCGCGTGGCGCAGGGCTCGGCCACGGTGGCGATCACCACGACCGCCGGGCTGATCTCGGCCTCCGTCATCGCGGAGGGACTGGGCGACGTCCACGTCGCCCTGCTGGTGTTCGCGATCGCAGCCGGCGCCACCGTCCTGTCGCACGTCAACGACTCCGGCTTCTGGCTGGTCGGGCGGTTCTTCGGGATGGACGTGAAGACGACGCTGAAGACGTGGACCGTCCTGGAGACGACGCTGGGTGTGGCGATCTTCCTCATCGCCGCGCTGTTGTGGGTGGTGCTGTGA
- a CDS encoding DMT family transporter, with protein sequence MDWVILIASGVLEAVWATALGASRGLRRPLPTLVFAVAAVISMWGLAVAMETIPTGTAYAVWTATGASLTVLWAMLRGTEPATLVRILLLLGIVSCVVGLKAVA encoded by the coding sequence ATGGACTGGGTCATCCTCATCGCCTCCGGCGTGCTCGAGGCGGTCTGGGCCACCGCGCTCGGCGCCTCCCGCGGCCTGCGCCGCCCGCTGCCCACCCTCGTCTTCGCCGTCGCCGCCGTCATCAGCATGTGGGGCCTGGCGGTCGCGATGGAGACCATCCCCACCGGCACCGCGTATGCCGTCTGGACCGCCACCGGCGCCAGCCTCACCGTCCTCTGGGCGATGCTGCGCGGCACCGAGCCGGCCACCCTCGTGCGCATCCTGCTGCTGCTCGGCATCGTGTCCTGCGTCGTCGGCCTGAAGGCGGTGGCCTGA
- a CDS encoding aminoacyl-tRNA deacylase, with amino-acid sequence MDASGQGASDEQIGEQRALAALERAGLAHDVTRHGRVGSLEEAARVRGVQPRDIVKTLVVRRAEGDYLFVLVPGDREISWPKLRALLGVNRLSMPDAATAREATGYERGTITPFGSTTAWPVVADASLVEEPGRLISLGAGAHGVAVNVDATAALEHLEAQVADVTEPID; translated from the coding sequence ATGGACGCATCTGGACAGGGCGCCTCGGACGAGCAGATCGGTGAGCAGCGCGCGCTGGCGGCGCTGGAGCGGGCGGGGCTGGCGCATGACGTGACGCGGCACGGGAGGGTCGGCAGCCTGGAGGAGGCGGCTCGGGTGCGGGGCGTGCAGCCGCGGGACATCGTCAAGACGCTGGTCGTGCGGCGGGCGGAGGGTGACTACCTCTTCGTGCTGGTGCCGGGCGACCGGGAGATCTCGTGGCCCAAGCTGCGGGCGCTGCTCGGCGTCAACCGGCTCTCGATGCCGGACGCGGCGACGGCGCGGGAGGCGACCGGCTACGAGCGGGGGACGATCACACCGTTCGGGTCCACGACCGCGTGGCCGGTGGTCGCCGACGCCTCGCTGGTCGAGGAGCCGGGGCGCCTGATCTCGCTGGGGGCCGGTGCCCACGGGGTGGCCGTCAACGTCGACGCCACCGCCGCCCTGGAGCATCTCGAGGCGCAGGTCGCGGACGTCACCGAGCCGATCGACTGA
- a CDS encoding DMT family transporter — MAWGILLFSAVLEAVWATALGASEGLTRPVPTTVFLIFCVLSLVGLAQAMRSIPIGTAYAVWTGLGAVLTVAWAAVTGAEPLTPLKVLFLAGIIGCAAGLKFTTAAPAVEAAEDAGVSGPTE, encoded by the coding sequence ATGGCGTGGGGGATCCTGCTCTTCAGCGCCGTGCTCGAGGCGGTCTGGGCCACCGCGCTCGGCGCTTCCGAGGGCCTGACCCGCCCCGTCCCGACTACGGTCTTCCTCATCTTCTGCGTGCTCAGTCTCGTGGGCCTGGCCCAGGCCATGCGCTCGATCCCGATCGGCACGGCGTATGCGGTGTGGACCGGCCTGGGCGCCGTCCTCACCGTGGCCTGGGCAGCGGTGACGGGCGCCGAGCCGCTCACCCCGCTCAAGGTGCTCTTCCTGGCCGGCATCATCGGCTGCGCGGCGGGGCTGAAGTTCACCACCGCAGCCCCGGCCGTCGAGGCCGCTGAAGATGCCGGAGTCTCTGGGCCCACCGAGTGA
- a CDS encoding FtsX-like permease family protein: MPTSTIPQGAATGTGPTGAAPRRSSPATSRGGHRASAAWMTAGLAARGRRLISAAVAIIIGTAFLATSLILVATAQRGLEDGVAAGLRDADLVVEIQYSWLTTEQFDAVAAVDGVGRITGDASTYAEHGSDFFAGVSVPTAGATLLQGAIPTATGEIAVNPLAADNGVAVGDTLTVTGLENEDGTVNAIEATVVGIIDPGELSQLSFGEGFMATDATLRELDPWLGYASAQVELAEGADQDAVRTALATAVPDAEVRTGPEAAEARVAQLTGETAVLGAILLGFGAVALATAAIVIANTFTITLAQRTSELALLRCVGAAKAQIRRMVLLEALLLGMLASAVGVLVGLGTAWGLLAFARTLELGIPLGSGLAVTTLAVMLPLAVGTGVTVLASLHPATRATRVSPLAALRPTDPVRPGRRAGWVRIGLAVLLVGAGLAAMLYAATNRDMLAGVAGGLLSFAGVLLAAVVIVPLAVRALGVVARRTGVPGRLAVDNAVRNPGRAAATSAALLVGVTLITMTTIGAATGERTALGEIDDAYTVDLALSASAGTDEDDQPVPAQIPPGIESRVRALEGVADTALVPTTELTLGDQDWSTQALGLDEQHGNVFRSAEQLANLKPGTVGLSEGLQSMYGLEVGDRLDVSGAGGSQEMTVVEVGLGYDVAVHAQDLPLLGGDQVGDGTLLIRAADDADLPALLTGIEDLGEDSLSYGGSAVDRAVITQTLDVLVLVTTALLGVAVVIAVVGIANTLSLSVVERRREHALLRGLGLTRGQMRSMLLTEGVLLAVVSALIGLGLGLLYAWLGVQTVLPEGTDVRLGIPWARLGLILALALLAGLLASVLPARRAARVTPAQGLATT; encoded by the coding sequence ATGCCGACCTCCACCATCCCGCAGGGTGCCGCGACCGGCACCGGACCGACGGGCGCCGCACCGCGTCGCTCCTCGCCCGCCACCTCCCGGGGTGGCCACCGCGCCTCCGCGGCCTGGATGACGGCGGGTCTCGCCGCCCGGGGCCGTCGGCTGATCTCGGCCGCCGTCGCCATCATCATCGGCACCGCCTTCCTGGCCACGAGCCTGATCCTCGTCGCCACCGCCCAACGTGGTCTGGAGGACGGCGTCGCCGCGGGGCTCCGCGACGCTGACCTCGTCGTGGAGATCCAGTACTCGTGGCTCACCACCGAGCAGTTCGACGCCGTCGCGGCCGTCGACGGTGTCGGCCGGATCACTGGCGATGCCTCGACGTATGCCGAGCACGGCTCCGACTTCTTCGCCGGCGTCTCGGTCCCGACGGCCGGCGCCACCCTCCTGCAGGGCGCGATCCCCACCGCCACCGGCGAGATCGCCGTCAACCCGCTGGCCGCCGACAACGGGGTGGCGGTCGGGGACACCCTGACCGTGACCGGCCTCGAGAACGAGGACGGCACCGTCAACGCCATCGAGGCGACCGTGGTGGGCATCATCGACCCCGGCGAGCTGAGCCAGCTCAGCTTCGGCGAGGGGTTCATGGCCACCGACGCCACGCTGCGCGAGCTGGACCCGTGGCTGGGCTACGCCTCCGCGCAGGTCGAGCTGGCCGAGGGTGCCGACCAGGACGCCGTGCGGACCGCCCTGGCCACGGCCGTGCCGGATGCCGAGGTGCGCACCGGCCCGGAGGCGGCCGAGGCGCGGGTCGCCCAGCTCACGGGCGAGACCGCTGTGCTGGGCGCCATCCTGCTCGGCTTCGGGGCCGTGGCCCTGGCCACCGCCGCGATCGTCATCGCCAACACCTTCACCATCACGCTGGCCCAGCGCACCAGCGAGCTGGCGCTGCTGCGCTGCGTCGGCGCGGCCAAGGCGCAGATCCGCCGGATGGTGCTGCTCGAGGCGCTGCTGCTGGGCATGCTCGCCTCCGCGGTCGGGGTGCTCGTCGGCCTCGGCACGGCGTGGGGCCTGTTGGCCTTCGCGCGGACCCTCGAGCTCGGCATCCCGCTCGGCTCCGGTCTGGCGGTCACGACGCTCGCCGTCATGCTGCCGCTGGCGGTCGGCACGGGGGTCACCGTGCTGGCCAGCCTGCACCCGGCCACCCGGGCCACCCGCGTCTCGCCGCTGGCCGCCCTACGCCCCACCGACCCGGTCCGGCCGGGACGGCGTGCCGGATGGGTCCGGATCGGCCTCGCGGTGCTGCTCGTCGGGGCGGGTCTGGCCGCCATGCTGTATGCCGCCACGAACCGGGACATGCTCGCGGGCGTGGCCGGGGGCCTGCTGTCCTTCGCGGGGGTGCTGCTCGCCGCGGTCGTCATCGTGCCGCTCGCCGTCCGCGCCCTCGGGGTGGTGGCACGCCGCACCGGCGTGCCCGGGCGGCTGGCGGTCGACAACGCCGTGCGCAACCCGGGCCGGGCCGCCGCAACCTCGGCGGCGCTGCTCGTCGGGGTCACCCTCATCACGATGACCACCATCGGGGCGGCCACGGGCGAGCGCACCGCCCTGGGCGAGATCGACGACGCCTACACCGTGGACCTGGCCCTTTCCGCCTCGGCCGGCACGGACGAGGACGACCAGCCGGTGCCCGCACAGATCCCGCCCGGGATCGAGAGCCGGGTGCGGGCGCTGGAGGGTGTCGCCGACACCGCGCTGGTGCCCACGACCGAGCTCACCCTCGGTGATCAGGACTGGTCGACCCAGGCGCTCGGTCTGGACGAGCAGCACGGCAACGTCTTCCGCAGCGCCGAGCAGCTGGCGAACCTGAAGCCGGGGACCGTGGGCCTGAGCGAAGGTCTGCAGTCGATGTACGGGCTCGAGGTCGGTGACCGCCTCGACGTCAGCGGCGCCGGCGGCAGCCAGGAGATGACGGTCGTCGAGGTCGGTCTCGGCTATGACGTGGCTGTGCACGCGCAGGACCTGCCGCTCCTGGGCGGGGACCAGGTCGGGGACGGCACCCTGCTGATCCGCGCCGCCGACGACGCCGACCTCCCGGCACTGCTCACCGGCATCGAGGATCTCGGCGAGGACTCCCTGTCCTACGGGGGCTCCGCTGTGGACCGCGCCGTCATCACCCAGACGCTCGACGTGCTGGTGCTGGTCACCACCGCCTTGCTGGGCGTGGCCGTCGTCATCGCCGTCGTCGGGATCGCCAACACCCTGTCGCTGTCGGTGGTCGAGCGCCGGCGGGAGCACGCACTGCTGCGCGGCCTGGGCCTGACCCGGGGCCAGATGCGCTCGATGCTGCTCACCGAGGGCGTGCTGCTGGCCGTCGTCAGCGCGCTGATCGGGCTGGGGCTGGGTCTGCTCTACGCCTGGCTCGGTGTCCAGACCGTCCTGCCGGAGGGCACCGACGTGCGCCTCGGGATCCCGTGGGCGCGCCTGGGCCTGATCCTGGCTCTGGCGCTCCTCGCAGGCCTGCTGGCCAGCGTCCTGCCGGCCCGCCGCGCCGCCCGCGTCACCCCGGCCCAGGGGCTCGCGACGACGTGA
- a CDS encoding gluconokinase has translation MTTTPRTPTPRHVVVMGVSGTGKSTVADAIADHLPGMLVEGDSFHPQANIDKMAAGEPLDDDDRRPWLKSLSAEIARLDVEGQTGVIACSSLKRIYRDWLREGVEELFFVHLHTDYEVLDQRMSERKGHFMPPSLLKSQFETLEPLQDDELGVKIDVRNPPYEVVVRSLAALASVGLQPQTQGERDIGPTWRP, from the coding sequence GTGACGACCACGCCACGCACACCCACCCCGCGCCACGTCGTGGTCATGGGTGTCTCCGGCACCGGCAAGTCGACCGTGGCCGACGCCATCGCGGACCACCTGCCCGGGATGCTCGTCGAGGGAGACTCCTTCCATCCCCAGGCGAACATCGACAAGATGGCCGCCGGAGAGCCCCTCGACGACGACGACCGCCGACCCTGGCTGAAGTCGCTCTCGGCGGAGATCGCCCGGCTCGACGTCGAGGGCCAGACCGGCGTCATCGCCTGCTCCAGCCTGAAGCGGATCTACCGCGACTGGCTGCGCGAAGGCGTCGAGGAGCTGTTCTTCGTCCACCTGCACACCGACTACGAGGTCCTGGACCAGCGCATGTCGGAGCGGAAGGGCCACTTCATGCCGCCCTCCCTGCTGAAGTCCCAGTTCGAGACCCTCGAGCCACTGCAGGACGACGAGCTCGGCGTGAAGATCGACGTCCGGAACCCGCCTTACGAGGTGGTCGTACGCTCCCTCGCGGCCCTGGCCTCGGTCGGCCTGCAGCCTCAGACGCAGGGCGAACGGGACATCGGGCCGACCTGGCGCCCCTGA
- a CDS encoding NAD(P)-binding domain-containing protein has translation MQTYDSIVIGAGQAGLSTAYHLTRLGVDPFVVLDANETAGGAWQHRWDTLTMSDVHGVSDLPGEELPGHDERARANEVVPGYFADYEQRHGLPVERPVVVTAVEPVDDDPAGLLRVRAEDGDRLTRTVVNATGTWDSPFVPSYPGMGEFEGRQLHTVQWTGPDDFAGQRVVVVGGGASAVQILGELAPVAETVWVTRREPVWRTSEFTLDAGRKAVALVEERVAQGLPPRSVVDVTGLILRPQEERARQLGAYERRPMFERVEPRGVRWADGTVEQVDAIVWATGFRQSVDHLGPLGLRSPHGGIQLLAPFDRHTYTTAALDHRVNLVGYGPSASTIGANRAGRVAARATQKWLAEHPSR, from the coding sequence GTGCAGACCTACGACAGCATCGTGATCGGCGCCGGTCAGGCGGGCCTGTCCACGGCATACCACCTCACGCGGTTGGGGGTCGACCCGTTCGTGGTGCTCGACGCCAACGAGACCGCGGGCGGCGCGTGGCAGCACCGGTGGGACACGCTGACGATGTCGGACGTCCACGGGGTCTCGGACCTGCCGGGGGAGGAGCTGCCCGGGCACGACGAGCGGGCGCGGGCCAACGAGGTCGTGCCCGGCTACTTCGCCGACTACGAGCAGCGCCACGGGCTGCCGGTCGAGCGGCCGGTCGTGGTCACCGCGGTCGAGCCCGTCGACGACGACCCTGCCGGGCTGCTGCGGGTACGGGCCGAGGACGGGGACCGGCTCACCCGCACGGTCGTCAACGCCACCGGCACCTGGGACAGCCCGTTCGTCCCCTCCTACCCGGGGATGGGCGAGTTCGAAGGACGTCAGCTGCATACCGTGCAGTGGACCGGCCCGGACGACTTCGCCGGTCAGCGGGTGGTGGTCGTGGGCGGTGGCGCGTCGGCCGTGCAGATCCTGGGCGAGCTGGCCCCGGTCGCGGAGACGGTCTGGGTCACCCGGAGGGAGCCGGTATGGCGTACCTCCGAGTTCACCCTCGACGCGGGCCGGAAGGCGGTCGCCCTGGTGGAGGAGCGGGTGGCACAGGGGCTGCCGCCGCGCAGCGTCGTGGACGTCACGGGGCTCATCCTGCGGCCGCAGGAGGAGCGGGCACGGCAGCTGGGCGCCTACGAGCGGCGGCCGATGTTCGAGCGGGTCGAACCGCGCGGGGTGCGCTGGGCCGACGGGACGGTGGAGCAGGTGGACGCGATCGTCTGGGCGACGGGTTTTCGGCAGAGCGTGGATCATCTGGGCCCGCTCGGGCTGCGCAGTCCGCACGGCGGGATCCAGCTGCTCGCGCCGTTCGACCGGCACACCTACACGACCGCCGCGCTGGACCACCGGGTCAACCTGGTCGGCTACGGCCCGTCCGCCTCGACGATCGGCGCCAACCGGGCGGGCCGCGTCGCAGCCCGGGCCACGCAGAAGTGGCTGGCCGAGCACCCGTCGAGGTGA